One Sulfurimonas sp. HSL-3221 genomic window, CTTTATGTCCTGGACCTTCCCGAGACCATCCAGTCACTCCGGGTCGGCGACGTCATCGGTGCGCGCACGGAGTGGTCCGGCGGCCTCCGGATAGGCGGGATCCAGTTGGCACGGAACTTTTCAACACGCCCCGACATGCTGACGATGCCGCTGCCAAGCTACACCTCCTCGGCCACCCTCCCCTCCGCTGTCGACGCCTACGTCAACGGGAACAAGATCTTTCAAGAGAACGTCACGCCCGGTCCGTTTGAGATCACGGCCCTTCCGACGATCAACGGCCAGGGGGAGCTGACCGTCGTGCTCAAAGACATTACCGGGGTGCAGCGGAGTATGACCATCCCCTTCTACAGCGACACGAGGCTGCTGCGCAAAGGGCTGAGCGACTACGCCTTCGAAGCCGGATACCTACGCTACAACTACGGTATCAAAGATTTCGACTACCGCGACTTCGTCACCAGCGGAAGCTACCGCTTCGGAATGACGGACCGTCTGACGACGGAGGCGAACGCTCTGACCTTCAACGAACGGGCCGGCCGCATGGGAGCGGGTGCGAGCTATCTGCTCTTTGATGCGTTCACGCTAGACGCCGCGGTCGCCGCGTCGATCGACGAGGGCCAAAAAGGGTATTTGGCCAAAACCGGCATCAGCCGCCGCACGCAGCGCTACTCCTTCTCGGCACAGTCGCAATGGGCGACGGAGGCCTTTCTCCAGCCGGGCATTCTCGGGAATCCGCTCCGACAGCAGACCCTTCTGTTCGCCGGCTACAACACCCCCGCTTTGGGAAGTTTCTCCGCAAGCTATGTCTACCAGAAATACAGCGCCGAGCCCGCGTCGGAAACCGCGTCGCTCAGCTATTCGAAAACCCTCTATCGGCGCCTCTTTTTAAACCTGATGGTGTCGCATACGATCGCGCCCCATGCCGACACCAGCGGACAGCTCCTTTTAAGCCTGCCGCTGGGAGAGCGCACCACCCTCTCCAATACGGACTTCGTCTCCAAGGAGAGTTCGGAGGTCCGGGTAAGTCTGCAGCAGAACCCGCCGACGTCCGATGGGTTTGGCTATACCCTGAGCGCTGCGCGCAACACCGCCTACGAGCATCCGTGGTACGGGGAAGCGCGCGGCAGCTATCAAAACCGCTATGCGCGTTTCGGGGCCGGCGTCGCTTCGGTCAACAACAAAACAGCGTATAGGGCAAGTGCAGAGGGCTCTTTCTCCTACATGGAGGGGCATCTGCATTTCAACCGGTCAACCGACGCGGCATTCGGTGCGGTCAACGTGGGCAGTGTCAAAGGTGTCCGCGTCTATTACCGCAACCTTCTGGTCGGAGAGACCGACGAGGACGGTTACCTCTTCATCCCGTCGCTGCTGCCTTATCAGCGCAACAAAATCACCGTTGACCCCCGAGACATCCCCTTTGATTACAGCCTGGGCAGAAACGAGATCCACCTTACCCCCTATCTGCACAGCGGTGTCAGCTACGCTTTCGACGTCAAAAAAGTGGAGTCGGTCATCCTGCATCTCTTCCGCGCCGGGGGCAAGGCAGTTCCCGTCGGTTCCGAGTGGGTGCTTGACGACGGTGCGACAGGCATCGTCGGCCAGGCGGGTCTGATCTATTTTGAATCGCTTCCGAGGGGGGAGCACACGCTTCGCATCACAAGCGAACAGGAACCCTGCCGGCTGCGCTTCCGTTTTGACGGGGCCCTGCCAAATACGCTACTATCTAATCTTGGAGAATTCACATGCGACGAAGACAACTGAACCCGCTTGGACCCATCATCGCGGCCGCCCTCGTATTGACGACCTCTGCCGCGGCCGCCACCTGTTCCGTGAGCTCGACGGGATTGGCGTTCGGATCGTACAACCCCTTCGACCTCGCCAGCGTCACAACGACCGGGACGATCACGATACAGTGTACGACGCTCAAACTCAACGACCGCGTCCAGGCAACGCTGCTGCTCTCAACGGGCAGCAGCAACAGCTACAGCGCAAGAACGATGCAGAACGACGCCGCGGAGACCCTCGCCTACAATATCTATACGAGCAGTAACTATGCTTTGGTCTGGGGAGATGGAAATAGCGGTACGGAAGTCGTCAGCGACAAATTTTTCGCAAAACTTCTCGCACCCGCCACAAAAAATTACACCATGTACGCGCGCATTCCTGCCGGGCAGGATGCCGGTGTCGGCACGTACCAGGACGTCATTACCGTCACGGTCGAATATTAGCCTCAGGGATTCGGCAGGCGGATAACGGTGATCTCGGCGTTCAGGCGGGCACGGTTGAAATAGTCTTTGAGCGTCTGTTCCCGTGCATCGGCCATCATCTCCTCTTGCACCTGCATCTTCACCGTCTCAAACGGCTGCATGACCGGGAGACTTTTGTTGCGGATATAAAATGAAACGAACCCCCCTTTCGGGTCGGAAAGCATCGGTGTGTACGCGCCGATCTCCGTTTTGATCAGCAGGGCGGCGAGCTGAGGCTCGATCTTGGCATAAGGCAGTGAAGCCTCCTGCATCGTTACCTCGGGAAGCATCAGCATCGGGTTGTCCATCTTGCGCTTCAACGCCCCCTGCGCCGACGCGTGGTAGACCGTGACGTCAAAGGTTTCGGGGTGGGAGAATTTCTCCGAGTGCAGGCGGTAATATTCGCGCATCTCCTCGTCACCCGGCTCCTCCATATTCGCCATTGCGACGGCGCTGTAGAGCTTCTGGGTCAGCATCGACTGTTTGAGCTTCGCTTCGAAAGCACTGCGGCTGAGATGTTCACTCTTCCAGACCGCGTCAAAGAGCTGCGCCGTCGTCATGTTGTTCTGCCCTGCGATCTGCTTGATCCGCTCCTGCAGCTCCGTCTCGCTGACGCTGAGATCACGCTGCGCGATCTCCTGGCTTTCCAGCTTCTCACGGATCAAGGCATCGACGGCCTGTGCCTGCGTCATCCCGCCCTCCTGCATCTTCTGCGTGATGGCGTAGAGGGTGATCGGTTCCTCCTTGACGAGGATGGCGACACCGTCGACCATCCGTGCATATAACGCTACGGTAAAAAGTATGAAAAGCAGTACTGTTTTTTGCAAAGAGATCTCCTGATTGAAAGGCACCATTTTACCCGTTTTTGTTGAATGGACGCTCTTGGGGCTCTGATGTCGCTGCGGATGCCCCCTCTTCCCGCATCGCCCCGGCCGATCGCAAAAAGCCGTGAAAGCCCTCAAGGTTCCACGCTTTTCCTACCTCCAAACCGTAATGAGTTATAATGGCGCCAAAAAAAGGCTTGCTTACCATGGTTGTCACCCGCTTCGCCCCCAGTCCGACCGGATACCTGCATATCGGGGGGCTGCGTACCGCGCTCTTCTCCTGGCTCTGGGCCCGCCGCAACGGCGGGAAATTCGTTCTGCGCATCGAGGACACCGACCAAAGCCGCAACAACGAGGCTGCGGCCCAGGCGATCGTCGATGCTTTCGAATGGATCGGCCTCGAACATGACGGCGAGATCCTCTACCAGTCCCAGCGTATGGGTGTCTACCAGATGTATATCGAGCAGCTCCTCCAAGAGGGCAAGGCCTACAAATGCTACATGAGCAAAGAGGAACTTGACGCCCTGCGCGAAGCACAGCAAGCACGCAAGGAACGCCCTCGCTATGACGGACGATACCGCGACTTTACCGGCACACCGCCCGAAGGCGTCGATCCCGTCATCCGTATCAAGGCCCCGACGGAAGGGACTATCACCGTCTATGACGGCATCAAGGGCGAGGTTACCTTCAACGTCGACGACATCCTCGACGACTTCATCATCGCCCGCGCCGACGGATCGCCTACCTACAACTTCGTCGTCGCCGTCGACGACGCGCTCATGGGCATCAACGAGGTCATCCGCGGGGACGACCACTTCTCCAACACGCCGAAGCAGCTCATCGTCTACGAAGCCCTGGGCTTCAAAGCCCCCGCCTTCTACCATGTCCCGATGATCCACAACAGCGAAGGCAAGAAACTCTCCAAGCGCGACGGCGCAACGGACGTGATGGAGTACAAACGCCTCGGCTACCGGCCTGAAGCCCTGCTCAACTTCCTTGTGCGCCTTGGGTGGAGCCACGGCGACCAGGAGATCTTCTCTATGGAGGAGATGAAAAAACTCTTCGATCCGAATACGATCAACAAGTCGGCCTCCATCTACAAC contains:
- a CDS encoding fimbria/pilus outer membrane usher protein, yielding MDIELNGVLHGNVILFQSTEGLCLPMEAFPELSTPSLPQKNVRTIDGVSCLAVDTLEGGHTRLDELSMRALVTLPTQLLKTQTLSGEHEQLPDVMSSTGFYTNYNLFYQREPDTYSYSSSADAHLFSPYGVLSSGYSYFGSDTEERGVRLDTLYVLDLPETIQSLRVGDVIGARTEWSGGLRIGGIQLARNFSTRPDMLTMPLPSYTSSATLPSAVDAYVNGNKIFQENVTPGPFEITALPTINGQGELTVVLKDITGVQRSMTIPFYSDTRLLRKGLSDYAFEAGYLRYNYGIKDFDYRDFVTSGSYRFGMTDRLTTEANALTFNERAGRMGAGASYLLFDAFTLDAAVAASIDEGQKGYLAKTGISRRTQRYSFSAQSQWATEAFLQPGILGNPLRQQTLLFAGYNTPALGSFSASYVYQKYSAEPASETASLSYSKTLYRRLFLNLMVSHTIAPHADTSGQLLLSLPLGERTTLSNTDFVSKESSEVRVSLQQNPPTSDGFGYTLSAARNTAYEHPWYGEARGSYQNRYARFGAGVASVNNKTAYRASAEGSFSYMEGHLHFNRSTDAAFGAVNVGSVKGVRVYYRNLLVGETDEDGYLFIPSLLPYQRNKITVDPRDIPFDYSLGRNEIHLTPYLHSGVSYAFDVKKVESVILHLFRAGGKAVPVGSEWVLDDGATGIVGQAGLIYFESLPRGEHTLRITSEQEPCRLRFRFDGALPNTLLSNLGEFTCDEDN
- a CDS encoding Csu type fimbrial protein; protein product: MRRRQLNPLGPIIAAALVLTTSAAAATCSVSSTGLAFGSYNPFDLASVTTTGTITIQCTTLKLNDRVQATLLLSTGSSNSYSARTMQNDAAETLAYNIYTSSNYALVWGDGNSGTEVVSDKFFAKLLAPATKNYTMYARIPAGQDAGVGTYQDVITVTVEY
- a CDS encoding peptidylprolyl isomerase, which gives rise to MQKTVLLFILFTVALYARMVDGVAILVKEEPITLYAITQKMQEGGMTQAQAVDALIREKLESQEIAQRDLSVSETELQERIKQIAGQNNMTTAQLFDAVWKSEHLSRSAFEAKLKQSMLTQKLYSAVAMANMEEPGDEEMREYYRLHSEKFSHPETFDVTVYHASAQGALKRKMDNPMLMLPEVTMQEASLPYAKIEPQLAALLIKTEIGAYTPMLSDPKGGFVSFYIRNKSLPVMQPFETVKMQVQEEMMADAREQTLKDYFNRARLNAEITVIRLPNP
- the gltX gene encoding glutamate--tRNA ligase; this encodes MVVTRFAPSPTGYLHIGGLRTALFSWLWARRNGGKFVLRIEDTDQSRNNEAAAQAIVDAFEWIGLEHDGEILYQSQRMGVYQMYIEQLLQEGKAYKCYMSKEELDALREAQQARKERPRYDGRYRDFTGTPPEGVDPVIRIKAPTEGTITVYDGIKGEVTFNVDDILDDFIIARADGSPTYNFVVAVDDALMGINEVIRGDDHFSNTPKQLIVYEALGFKAPAFYHVPMIHNSEGKKLSKRDGATDVMEYKRLGYRPEALLNFLVRLGWSHGDQEIFSMEEMKKLFDPNTINKSASIYNTEKLDWLNAHYIKNLANDALAHELLPFGVDLKAHDKKEILLDALKERAKTLVELAEMVKEVLTAPTAYDEKAFKKAVKPDSKAVLEAFAAKVEATSELHLPTDYHALMETVVSEMEIGFGKIGMPLRLALMGKLSGPGVDTIMASIGREETLTRIAGLTAQLN